In the Vibrio hippocampi genome, CAATGGCAAGCAGAGTCGATCACTGAACTTTGGGAGTATCTGCGTAAGCATGGAGCAAGACTGGGTGGCAATACCGGTCCTTACGCATTAAGACAATTGGGGGTGGATACGTTTATCTTATCTCAAGATGTGGAAGCGTATCTGCGTAACACCCATATTATTGATTCTGGTCGTAATACTAAGCGAGCGCTAAAAGCCGCCAACTCGGCATTTGTCGCGTGGCAACGCGAGTCAGGTCGGAGTTTATCCGAGATCAGCCAGATTATTGCCTACAGTTTTGGTGAAAATCGGGTCTGAGTCGAGTACTAGTACTAATAATTGGCTTAATAAGTCGTCAGTACTACACAATGCGGTAAAATTTACTTACAATTGAAGTCATCTGGTTGAGTTTGCGCCTGAAAAAGACGCGAGCGGTTTTTCACAGTTACAAGGACTTAAGTTGTGGTAAATGATAAGAACAGAGGCTTTACGCTGATAGAGATGATCGTCGTGATCACTATTTTAGGTATTCTGGCCGTGATCGCTGCTCCGAGATTTTTAAATTACTCCAGCGATGCACGAGCATCAGCGGTGGAAGGTTTAAAAGGCGCATTGGTCTCAGGTGCGTCGTTGGTACATGCTAAATCTGTCATTCAAGATGTGGATAGCGGCACGGATTATGTCGATTTCAATGATGATGGCGTTGACGATATCAATGTAAGAAGTGGTTATCCTCGTGTCGCTGCAAGTTGCAATAATTTTGTTGCCGAGCTTTCGGTTTGGCTTAATATGACGATTGATGCTTCATGCGAGCAAAATGCCGATGCGGAATGGTACGGTGTCACGGAACAGAACATGTTCCACTTTATGCCTCAGGGTTATACGGCAACTTCGCAAAACTGCTACGTCACCTATACCACAGCCTCGAAAAATGAAGGTAATGGTTGGGAAGATACCGACAGTGCAGAGATTGTCATGGACACCAGCGGTTGTTAATAGCAGAGGATGTTAATGGCAGAGGATGTTAATGCAAGTGAATAGTAATACCAGCGCACGTACTGACGAATCCCCAAAAATTAGACAAGCATGGCGAGTTGTGATCTTATGTAATCGCCAAAAAACAAAGAAACAACTCATAATGCCATGCTTATATCCAAATTTTGCCACAAAATCCTTGCCAGATCTTTAAAGAACTTCAATCAAGCTAGAGTCAAGACATTGCTAGACTGCAGTAATGCTCTTATCAGAGGAAACGAACTAAGTCTAACGACCATCGGTCGCAACATAGAGGGTCCTTCTGCTATAAAGCACAAAATCAAGCGAACAGATCGTTTCTTAGGTAATACTAAACTTCAAAGTGAATTACTCCCACTATACAAAGCACTTTCATCGTTTACGCTCAACGCCATGCCTTTTATTGTGATTGCTGTCGACTGGAGTGGTTGCTGTAATCGTGATTTTTGGTTATTGAGAGCCAGTTTACTTGTCGATGGGCGTGCTATCCCTATTTTTAATACTGTGGTTACTGCCGAGGAACAAGAAAAAGAATACGTGCATAACCAATTCTTAGATTCTTTGTTCACGATTTTACCAAAGGGTAAGCCTGTTTACATTGTTACGGACGGTGGATTTAAAACACCATGGTTTAGCAAAGTCGCTTCACTGGGGTGGTTTTTTCTTGGCAGAGTAAGGGGACGTATTCACGGTCAGGTAAAGAACGGAACTTGGAAATCAGTGCCTGAACTCAACATGAATGCATCTAGCCGCCCTCATGGATTAGGGTTTGGTAAATTAGGTAAAACCTCTAAAACACAGGTCGAATGTTTTTTCCATTTGTTCAAAGCCAAAAGTAAACATCGTCACAATAAGAAAAGAAGAAAAAGCCAAATCTACCCCGATGCTGAAAGAACTTATAAATCGATAGCGAATGAGCCCTGGTTGCTTGTCACCAATGACGCGAATTTATCGCCCCAAAAAGCGGTTATTTACTACAGCAAAAGAATGCAAATAGAGCAAAACTTCCGTGACGACAAAAGCCAGAGATATGGCTTTTCATGGCATCACAGTAAAACGCTTGGAGCAAAAAGGATTGCAGTATTATGTCTTATAGCTTGTGTAGCCACCTTAGTTCTTTGGCTGGTAGGGTTTGAATCTGAGCGACAAAAATAAACACTATAGATACCAAGCTAACTCATTAAAAAATAAAAGAGTGTTGTCTTTTTTGACCTTAGCTAAAAACGTGCTAAAAGACACACCATTGAGGGTTGTGATTAAACTTTTCAGGTATGGAGTGGAAAGCTTGTCTAAATGCTACTGTCAAATAATAAGCCAACCACTCAAATAAATGGGGATCCCTCAGAGCGCACGTACGTAAGTATCAGTGAATTCTCGAAAAAATCCCCACAAACTTGTGGGGATTTTTTCACAGCGCTCGCTTAGCGAACTCAATTAGGATGGATTTGCGCTACGGAGTTAAGATGACTCGGGTGTCATCGCTCAGGGCTTCAAGGTCGTTCGCAACATCTTCAATTTGTAGCGCTTCTGGCAGCTTCAGCGCCATATTTGCGGTAAACAGGCTAGAACTCACGCCACCACCGCCAGCAACGAAAACTCGTTGGCAGTCCATATCGAGAATATGGATATCTTGACCATCAAGCAGGTGGGTGATCTCTTTCACGATACCTGCACGGTCATTCGAATCGAAACGTAGCTTGAAGATAGTATCAACGTTGTGTTTATGGGCATCAGTATCAGTAAACTGTACGACGATGGATTCAACGGCTCTAAAGGCGTCTTGTACCGCTTGTTTGTTCTCTTCAGGTAACTCTACTTTGATGATCGCCGACACATGCTCTTCAACAAAATTCACCTTACTGACCAACCATTTACCATCATTATCATGAGTCACAGTTGCGAGGTTCCTGATGGTGTTTGGGGTTGCTTGACCAACTAAGTTGGCAATAAAAGTACAGTTGCTCATACGATGCCCTCCACAGGTCTCAAATTGATACTGTCTTGTACGTGCTCTCATTCTACGTAAGCAAGCAGTGTGCTAGGTTAACCGACGACATATTGAGGAAAGATAAGTTGTTGATTAACTAAGTTCAGTCTAGCCCTAAACCGAACGTAGTGCATGATGAACTTCAATGTTTTGTTGCAAACAAAATGGCTTAAGATGGAAATGCTAACCACTGCACATATTTCGCCAAGAAGCAGGGCTAACTGTTAATTTTGTTAGAAAAGTGAATAAGATAGCCTCCCAGTAACGGGAGGCTATGAGGCATTATTGAATCAGACCAAATGCTCTTGGAAGCGCAAGACTGATAGATGGAATGAAGGTGATTGCCAATAGCGTCACGATTAGCAAGGCGCAGAACGGTATTACCGATTTGATCACATCTTCTATTTTGGCGTTACTGACACTACAACCGACAAACAGCGCGGTTCCCACCGGAGGGGTGGCAATACCGATACAGAGGTTGAAAATGATCATCATGGCAAAGTGAATAGGGTGCATACCTAATTGTTCAGCAATAGGCATAAAGATAGGCGTAAAGATCAACACCGCGGGTGTTAAATCCATAAACATCCCAACGACCAATAAGATCAGGTTCATCAAGATAAAGATGATGATAGGGTTATCTGAAATTGACATCATCCATTCACTGATGAGACTTGGTAACCCGGTAAACGCCATCGCCCAAGACATGATGGTTGAAGCGCCAATAAGAAACAGCATGATGCCCGTGATCTCAGCGGTTTCAACTAGAATGGTTCGCATCGTGCTCCAGGTTAAACTGCGATAACAGAGCGACAATCCAAAGGCATACAACACCGCAATACATGCCCCTTCAGTCGCCGTAAATACTCCCCCAATAATACCGCCAATGACGACAATAATCAGACCTAAGCTGGGTATCGCACTAAGGGTGATTCTAAACGCCTGCGATGGCGTGACTTTTTGGTCGGAATTACGATAGCCACGCTTCTTAGCAATAAAATAGGCTAACACCATACAGGTTAAACCCATCAATATTCCCGGCACGTAGCCAGCGATAAATAGGGCAGCAATCGAGGTACCGCCACTCACTACGGAGAAAACAATCAAAGAGTTACTTGGTGGAATCAATAAACCAGCAGGACAAGAAGCGACGTTCACCGCGGTG is a window encoding:
- a CDS encoding IS4 family transposase; this translates as MLISKFCHKILARSLKNFNQARVKTLLDCSNALIRGNELSLTTIGRNIEGPSAIKHKIKRTDRFLGNTKLQSELLPLYKALSSFTLNAMPFIVIAVDWSGCCNRDFWLLRASLLVDGRAIPIFNTVVTAEEQEKEYVHNQFLDSLFTILPKGKPVYIVTDGGFKTPWFSKVASLGWFFLGRVRGRIHGQVKNGTWKSVPELNMNASSRPHGLGFGKLGKTSKTQVECFFHLFKAKSKHRHNKKRRKSQIYPDAERTYKSIANEPWLLVTNDANLSPQKAVIYYSKRMQIEQNFRDDKSQRYGFSWHHSKTLGAKRIAVLCLIACVATLVLWLVGFESERQK
- a CDS encoding glycine cleavage system protein R; this translates as MSNCTFIANLVGQATPNTIRNLATVTHDNDGKWLVSKVNFVEEHVSAIIKVELPEENKQAVQDAFRAVESIVVQFTDTDAHKHNVDTIFKLRFDSNDRAGIVKEITHLLDGQDIHILDMDCQRVFVAGGGGVSSSLFTANMALKLPEALQIEDVANDLEALSDDTRVILTP
- a CDS encoding TRAP transporter large permease; amino-acid sequence: MDISVGFWLLCLFLVLIAFSVPIAIAIAMSSLVIMCTIMPIEVAFMTAGQKIITGIDSFSLLAIPFFILAGNIMNRGGIASRLVDFAKILVGRMPGSLCHVNVIANMLFGSVSGSAVAAAAAVGKTLEPELEKEGYDKSFSTAVNVASCPAGLLIPPSNSLIVFSVVSGGTSIAALFIAGYVPGILMGLTCMVLAYFIAKKRGYRNSDQKVTPSQAFRITLSAIPSLGLIIVVIGGIIGGVFTATEGACIAVLYAFGLSLCYRSLTWSTMRTILVETAEITGIMLFLIGASTIMSWAMAFTGLPSLISEWMMSISDNPIIIFILMNLILLVVGMFMDLTPAVLIFTPIFMPIAEQLGMHPIHFAMMIIFNLCIGIATPPVGTALFVGCSVSNAKIEDVIKSVIPFCALLIVTLLAITFIPSISLALPRAFGLIQ
- a CDS encoding pilus assembly FimT family protein — its product is MVNDKNRGFTLIEMIVVITILGILAVIAAPRFLNYSSDARASAVEGLKGALVSGASLVHAKSVIQDVDSGTDYVDFNDDGVDDINVRSGYPRVAASCNNFVAELSVWLNMTIDASCEQNADAEWYGVTEQNMFHFMPQGYTATSQNCYVTYTTASKNEGNGWEDTDSAEIVMDTSGC